A portion of the Paenibacillus sp. PvR098 genome contains these proteins:
- a CDS encoding acetyl-CoA hydrolase/transferase family protein, which produces MESVYNRIRNQHLQHKVVSAEEAASWITNGMTLGLSGFTRAGDAKAVPMALAERAKTEKMKVNVYTGASLGSDIDKLFAEVGLLHKRLPFQADPAMRKKINQGEFYFIDQHLSKTSEMVRGNVLDPIDFAIVEAIAITEDGMIIPSTSVGNSMVFAQHAKSVIVEINLAQPQSLEGLHDLYEPGKQGERSPIPLTRPDDRIGSLGIPVDMNKIRGIVFTNQADSPSTIVAPDKETEMIAQHLISFLRQEVREGRLTNRLAPLQSGIGSVSNAVFHGFLQSEFTDLEVYSEVLQDAVFDLMDADKVRFASCCSITLSGSKMEEVFPNLEKYRDRLMLRPQEISNHPEVIRRMGLIAINTALEFDIYGNVNSTHVMGTNMMNGIGGSGDFARNARLAIFVTKSIAKDGNISSIVPFVSHVDHTEHDVDIVVTEQGYADLRGLAPRERAELIIQRCAHPMYREPLMEYYKEALTRGGQTPHVLEKALSWHTNYAQSGTMLQKVLQRG; this is translated from the coding sequence TTGGAAAGCGTTTATAATCGAATCAGAAATCAACATTTACAACACAAGGTCGTTTCTGCGGAAGAAGCTGCTTCTTGGATTACAAACGGTATGACACTGGGTTTAAGCGGCTTTACTCGTGCGGGAGATGCGAAAGCGGTTCCCATGGCGCTGGCAGAGCGTGCCAAAACCGAAAAAATGAAAGTGAATGTGTATACCGGTGCTTCGCTTGGGTCGGATATTGATAAATTATTCGCTGAAGTAGGCTTGCTGCACAAACGTCTTCCTTTCCAGGCCGACCCTGCCATGCGCAAAAAAATTAACCAAGGCGAATTTTACTTTATAGATCAGCATCTGTCGAAAACCTCGGAAATGGTACGCGGGAATGTGCTGGACCCGATTGATTTTGCCATTGTGGAAGCGATTGCAATAACCGAAGACGGCATGATTATCCCGTCGACCTCTGTAGGAAATTCGATGGTCTTCGCGCAGCACGCGAAGTCCGTTATCGTTGAAATTAACCTGGCCCAGCCACAATCGCTAGAGGGACTTCACGATTTGTACGAGCCAGGCAAGCAGGGAGAACGTTCCCCCATTCCATTAACGAGGCCGGATGACCGGATTGGGTCTCTAGGTATACCGGTGGACATGAATAAGATTCGAGGGATCGTCTTCACGAACCAGGCCGATTCTCCGTCTACCATCGTAGCGCCGGACAAGGAAACGGAAATGATCGCGCAGCATCTCATCTCCTTTTTGCGTCAGGAGGTCCGGGAAGGACGCTTAACGAATCGTCTCGCTCCTCTCCAGTCCGGAATCGGCTCGGTCTCCAATGCCGTCTTCCATGGCTTCCTGCAATCGGAATTTACGGATCTGGAGGTATATTCCGAAGTGCTCCAGGATGCCGTGTTCGATTTAATGGATGCGGACAAGGTCCGCTTCGCCTCCTGTTGTTCTATTACGCTGTCGGGTTCGAAGATGGAAGAAGTGTTCCCTAATCTCGAGAAATACCGCGACCGTCTCATGTTAAGGCCGCAAGAGATTTCCAATCACCCCGAGGTGATTCGCCGAATGGGATTAATCGCGATTAATACGGCGCTCGAATTCGATATTTACGGCAACGTGAACTCAACGCATGTTATGGGGACGAACATGATGAATGGCATAGGAGGCTCGGGGGATTTTGCACGGAACGCCCGCTTGGCGATTTTTGTCACCAAATCGATCGCAAAAGACGGGAATATATCCAGTATCGTGCCATTTGTTTCTCATGTGGATCATACGGAGCACGATGTGGACATCGTTGTCACCGAGCAGGGATATGCAGATTTACGAGGGCTGGCTCCGAGAGAGCGTGCAGAGCTCATCATTCAACGCTGCGCTCATCCGATGTATCGGGAGCCCTTAATGGAATACTATAAGGAAGCCCTCACTAGAGGCGGGCAAACTCCTCATGTCTTGGAAAAAGCGCTGTCATGGCATACGAATTATGCGCAGTCCGGGACGATGCTTCAGAAAGTTTTGCAAAGAGGATAA
- a CDS encoding DUF485 domain-containing protein, protein MKKNQLTYSDIARSELFRKLMNKKKRFIIPMTLFFLAFYFTLPVLTSFSNVLNTPAVGSITWAWVFAFAQFIMTWVLCSLYSKQSVTFDAICEEIKKQVHSVERRAG, encoded by the coding sequence ATGAAAAAGAACCAGTTAACGTACAGCGATATTGCCCGTTCTGAGCTTTTTCGCAAGCTGATGAATAAGAAGAAACGGTTTATCATTCCGATGACGCTCTTCTTTCTTGCTTTTTATTTTACCCTTCCGGTTCTTACCTCTTTCTCCAACGTGTTGAATACACCTGCCGTCGGCTCGATTACTTGGGCGTGGGTGTTTGCTTTTGCCCAGTTCATTATGACGTGGGTTTTGTGCTCCCTCTATTCCAAGCAATCTGTAACCTTCGACGCGATTTGTGAAGAAATTAAAAAGCAAGTGCATTCTGTGGAAAGAAGGGCGGGATAA
- a CDS encoding YkvA family protein yields the protein MDNSKYEKHYSETRLWSKLGKYAKDAGMKVVYSGLLLYYALESPRIPLKAKIQIYGALGYLILPLDIVPDILPVVGYVDDLGALMLAVGAVAMNMDHDVKQKAKNKLKDFFGEDAAQHQDIIDVDAQIVDDGDSSLTKP from the coding sequence ATGGACAATTCAAAGTATGAAAAGCATTACTCGGAGACGAGATTATGGTCAAAGCTGGGCAAATATGCCAAGGATGCGGGGATGAAAGTAGTATACAGCGGCTTGCTGCTTTATTACGCGCTGGAGAGTCCCCGTATACCGCTGAAGGCAAAGATTCAGATATACGGCGCTTTGGGCTACTTGATATTGCCGTTGGATATCGTTCCTGACATTCTTCCCGTAGTTGGATATGTAGATGATTTAGGAGCGCTGATGTTAGCTGTAGGCGCGGTTGCAATGAATATGGATCATGACGTGAAGCAAAAAGCAAAAAATAAATTAAAGGATTTTTTTGGGGAAGATGCGGCCCAGCATCAAGATATCATTGACGTCGATGCGCAGATCGTTGATGATGGCGATTCGTCTCTAACCAAGCCATGA
- a CDS encoding cation acetate symporter: MNTAFLLFLVIVLGTLVITYYASKKTKTTSEFYTAGGGLTGWQNGLAIAGDYMSAASFLGIAGMVALFGFDGFFYSIGFLVAYLVVLYLVAEPLRNLGKYTMADMIAARFDHKKIRGVAAINSIVISIFYMIAQLVGAGGLIALLIPSLDYTTSVLIVGVLMTVYVVFGGMTATSWVQIIKCVLLVAGTFIISLIVFAKFNFSIGHMFDEMRNATALKEAFLNPGNKFGNGLDTISLNLALVLGTAGLPHILIRFFTVKDAPTARKSVVVATWVIGLFYVMTVFLGFGAAAFVGKDAIVSANAAGNMAAPLLARALGGEFLFAFVSAVAFATILAVVAGLVLSAASAFAHDFYNHIVRNGKANEKEQIKAAKLASVGVAIISIILALFAQKLNVAFLVALAFAVAASANLPVLLFTVYWKRFNTAGAVTGMIVGVLSALILVGISPNVWDPVEGKAIFVGTPLISLTNPGIISIPLGFLAAFLGTFLSAKRDDVKYDEILVKANTGIQDLAQAK, encoded by the coding sequence ATGAATACAGCCTTCTTGCTGTTTCTCGTTATCGTTCTCGGCACGCTCGTGATTACTTATTACGCCTCCAAAAAAACAAAAACAACAAGCGAGTTTTATACGGCCGGCGGAGGCTTGACCGGCTGGCAGAACGGGCTTGCCATAGCGGGTGACTACATGTCCGCCGCCTCCTTCCTGGGTATTGCGGGAATGGTTGCGCTGTTCGGCTTTGACGGATTTTTCTACAGCATCGGGTTCCTGGTTGCTTATCTGGTTGTGCTGTATCTCGTAGCCGAGCCGCTTCGAAATTTAGGGAAGTATACGATGGCCGATATGATTGCCGCCCGTTTCGATCATAAGAAGATTCGTGGCGTAGCTGCGATCAATTCCATCGTCATTTCCATCTTCTACATGATCGCACAGCTGGTCGGTGCCGGCGGCCTTATCGCTCTTCTGATCCCAAGCCTCGATTACACAACCTCAGTGCTCATCGTGGGTGTCCTCATGACCGTGTATGTTGTTTTCGGCGGTATGACGGCAACGAGCTGGGTGCAAATTATCAAATGCGTATTGCTTGTCGCCGGTACGTTTATTATTTCGCTCATTGTTTTCGCCAAATTCAATTTCAGCATCGGGCATATGTTCGACGAGATGCGAAATGCTACCGCGCTGAAAGAAGCTTTTTTGAATCCCGGCAACAAATTCGGGAATGGACTCGATACGATTTCTCTAAACCTTGCCCTCGTGTTGGGGACGGCCGGACTGCCGCATATATTGATCCGTTTCTTCACGGTTAAAGACGCGCCTACGGCACGCAAATCGGTAGTCGTCGCCACTTGGGTTATAGGCCTGTTCTACGTGATGACCGTGTTCCTCGGCTTCGGCGCAGCGGCTTTCGTAGGTAAGGATGCCATTGTGAGCGCAAATGCCGCAGGCAATATGGCTGCTCCTCTCCTGGCTAGAGCCCTTGGCGGAGAATTTTTGTTCGCCTTTGTATCGGCCGTAGCTTTTGCAACGATTCTGGCTGTTGTCGCTGGTCTTGTGCTTTCTGCCGCTTCCGCCTTCGCCCACGATTTCTACAATCATATTGTTCGCAATGGAAAGGCGAACGAGAAGGAGCAAATCAAAGCGGCGAAACTAGCTTCCGTCGGCGTAGCGATCATATCGATCATTCTTGCACTGTTTGCGCAGAAGCTGAATGTCGCGTTCCTTGTAGCCTTAGCTTTTGCTGTGGCAGCCAGTGCCAATCTGCCGGTTCTTTTGTTCACGGTATACTGGAAAAGGTTCAATACAGCGGGAGCGGTTACAGGCATGATTGTCGGCGTACTCAGCGCACTCATTCTGGTAGGCATCAGTCCTAACGTCTGGGATCCGGTAGAAGGTAAAGCGATTTTCGTCGGCACACCGCTCATTTCGCTTACGAATCCGGGGATCATCTCGATTCCGCTAGGTTTTTTGGCCGCTTTCCTCGGAACCTTCCTTTCCGCGAAGCGGGATGATGTGAAGTACGATGAGATATTGGTCAAAGCGAATACGGGAATACAGGATTTGGCTCAGGCCAAATAA
- a CDS encoding ATP-binding protein yields the protein MNKKFKVPVNKKTLFLYTLIVVLPLCIYSLIYLHFKSKQAYSLLEETAHRYSSFHALYIENFIGETIGRLGSLAVVLNQQEDHDDLLQNVLMETHEKDRRFSGFYWVNTNGEIINASNPLTDPVNVSDRSYFQQAIRTGKTQISEAHMGRVTARYVFSIATPVINHAGQIKGVLVGSIQLHVMEEIIRELVRDETIQLLDKNGQILFQTGDFPAGNHWVDSSINLEVVPWKVNSMMELDYKNSILKPFLHNLIMAFLVAHVFFMLVQSFLLKRQMARELSQNEADKLKLIGTIAASTAHEIRNPLTGIKGFISLLSRKYTDEQDQYYLSLIQTEVDRINTIVSELLIVGKPTIASKEVNHVNEILTEIIPLIESEAHLHNVQLFINLTNEPIHIMVSKDHLKQIVLNLTKNALESMESGGQLFISSGRTEEHVWVKIKDTGKGMPPEVLKNIFVPFFTMKEDGTGLGLVVCKRILDSYGGTLLLDSHEGEGTEATIQLPLVNK from the coding sequence ATGAATAAGAAATTTAAAGTGCCTGTGAATAAGAAGACTCTCTTCTTATATACTTTGATCGTGGTTCTGCCCTTGTGCATATATAGTTTGATTTATTTGCATTTTAAATCTAAGCAAGCTTACTCACTCCTGGAGGAAACGGCTCATAGGTACTCAAGCTTCCATGCCTTGTACATCGAAAATTTTATCGGAGAAACGATTGGCAGATTAGGGAGTTTGGCTGTGGTTCTGAACCAGCAGGAGGATCATGATGATTTGCTCCAAAATGTGTTAATGGAAACGCATGAAAAAGATCGTCGTTTCTCAGGGTTTTATTGGGTAAATACGAATGGGGAAATTATCAATGCTTCTAATCCGCTTACAGATCCGGTCAACGTATCGGATAGAAGCTATTTTCAACAGGCCATACGTACAGGGAAGACTCAAATTTCTGAAGCGCATATGGGAAGGGTTACGGCAAGATATGTTTTTTCTATTGCTACACCAGTTATTAATCATGCCGGTCAAATAAAGGGTGTCTTGGTTGGAAGTATTCAACTGCATGTCATGGAAGAGATTATCCGAGAATTGGTCAGGGATGAGACGATCCAGCTTCTAGATAAGAACGGACAAATCTTATTTCAGACCGGGGATTTTCCTGCCGGCAATCATTGGGTAGATTCTTCCATCAATCTTGAAGTGGTACCTTGGAAAGTCAATTCGATGATGGAGCTGGATTACAAAAATTCGATCTTGAAACCGTTTTTGCATAATCTGATTATGGCCTTCTTAGTGGCCCATGTCTTTTTTATGCTGGTTCAGTCGTTTCTGTTAAAGCGGCAAATGGCAAGAGAGCTAAGCCAGAATGAAGCGGATAAGCTTAAATTAATAGGAACCATCGCAGCAAGCACGGCACATGAGATTCGCAATCCTCTTACAGGGATTAAGGGGTTTATCTCATTACTTAGCAGGAAGTATACGGACGAGCAGGATCAATACTATCTCTCATTAATCCAAACCGAAGTGGACCGAATAAATACGATTGTAAGCGAACTGCTCATTGTTGGAAAACCGACGATAGCTTCGAAGGAGGTCAATCATGTCAATGAAATCCTTACGGAAATCATCCCTCTGATTGAATCAGAAGCGCATTTGCACAATGTTCAGTTATTCATTAACCTGACGAATGAACCGATTCATATTATGGTTTCTAAGGACCATCTTAAACAAATTGTACTGAATCTGACCAAAAATGCTTTAGAGTCCATGGAATCAGGTGGTCAGCTGTTCATTTCTTCAGGAAGGACAGAGGAGCATGTGTGGGTGAAGATTAAGGATACAGGCAAAGGGATGCCGCCAGAGGTTCTAAAAAATATATTTGTCCCTTTCTTTACGATGAAGGAGGATGGGACGGGGCTTGGACTCGTTGTGTGCAAGCGGATTCTGGATAGCTACGGAGGCACCCTGCTGTTAGACAGTCATGAAGGTGAAGGTACGGAGGCAACGATTCAGCTCCCGCTGGTCAATAAATAA
- a CDS encoding LytS/YhcK type 5TM receptor domain-containing protein: MLLEQLLLVLFERMGMLLILMFTLTRIPLFRNILDRDIDVRTGTVFALLFGLIGIAGTYSGVVVSPGVIDSTFWVSALASDEIMAHSALIGVVMAGLLGGAYVGAGAGLLAGLHAYLLGGLAGPSYAVSTPLIGLLAGLVARFFHEERIIAPIKAMFIGVFAPILQMGILLVFTTSSQTAIELVNQIGVPMVIANSIGIAIFVAMIQVALNEEERAAAFETQRALTIAEMVLPHLKEGLTYTTAEATASILMRELQADAVAVTDTQRILAHAGIGTSRHVPGEPLATELSKRAIRTGEIQMAMHRDELQPHHEALGAALIVPFNQSGQTAGLIKIYFRSSKQIRKVEEEFAHGFSRLISSQLTIALAEKLEALMKDAELRALQAQINPHFLFNTLNSIVTLIRIDPDNARHVTVQLGQFMRTSLKITQSPLIPLYQEVEHLNTYLAIIRIRFADQLKVECSAEPGLEMVQIPPSTLQPLVENSIQHGLKKKASGGWVRIELKREGEMVRIVVEDNGSGIREDFLDKLGTAPMSGSGSTGLGVHNVNQRLISLLGPDSSLTFGNRSEGGVRVTLAIPYRNGKGGTHE, encoded by the coding sequence ATGCTTTTGGAACAGCTCTTACTGGTATTGTTCGAACGAATGGGGATGCTTCTGATCCTGATGTTTACCTTGACCCGAATTCCCCTCTTTCGGAATATACTGGATCGGGATATCGATGTACGAACGGGTACTGTGTTTGCTCTACTGTTTGGCTTGATCGGCATTGCGGGGACGTATTCGGGAGTCGTGGTGAGCCCGGGGGTGATCGATTCAACGTTTTGGGTGTCCGCGCTCGCATCAGATGAGATCATGGCTCATTCCGCGCTCATCGGCGTTGTGATGGCCGGCTTACTTGGAGGTGCTTACGTTGGTGCCGGAGCAGGACTGCTGGCTGGCCTCCATGCTTATTTGCTTGGAGGTCTTGCGGGTCCTTCCTATGCGGTTTCTACCCCTTTGATCGGGCTTCTGGCTGGCCTTGTTGCCCGGTTCTTTCATGAAGAGAGAATCATCGCTCCCATTAAGGCGATGTTTATCGGGGTGTTTGCCCCCATTCTGCAGATGGGTATTCTGTTGGTGTTTACCACCTCCTCACAAACCGCTATTGAGCTTGTCAATCAGATCGGCGTTCCGATGGTGATCGCCAATAGTATTGGGATCGCTATTTTCGTCGCGATGATCCAGGTCGCGCTCAATGAGGAGGAACGCGCGGCAGCGTTTGAGACGCAGCGGGCATTGACCATTGCGGAGATGGTTCTTCCCCATCTGAAGGAAGGTTTGACCTACACAACGGCAGAGGCGACTGCATCCATACTGATGCGGGAATTGCAAGCCGATGCGGTTGCCGTGACGGATACGCAGCGGATCCTTGCTCACGCGGGTATCGGCACATCCCGGCACGTTCCCGGGGAACCCTTGGCAACCGAGCTGTCCAAACGGGCTATCCGAACCGGTGAAATTCAAATGGCGATGCATCGGGATGAACTTCAGCCTCATCATGAAGCTTTGGGGGCGGCCCTCATCGTGCCGTTCAACCAATCGGGCCAGACGGCGGGATTGATCAAAATATATTTTCGCAGCTCCAAGCAGATTCGCAAGGTGGAGGAGGAGTTTGCGCACGGTTTTAGCAGGCTGATCTCCAGTCAGCTCACGATCGCGCTGGCGGAGAAGCTCGAGGCGCTGATGAAGGATGCTGAGCTGAGGGCTTTGCAGGCGCAAATTAATCCGCATTTTCTGTTCAACACGCTGAATTCGATCGTGACGCTCATCCGGATCGATCCGGACAATGCACGCCACGTCACAGTGCAGCTAGGGCAGTTTATGCGGACGAGCCTCAAGATTACCCAGTCGCCGCTCATTCCGCTCTATCAGGAAGTGGAGCATTTGAACACGTATTTGGCAATCATTCGGATTCGATTTGCCGATCAGCTCAAGGTGGAATGCTCAGCGGAACCGGGTCTGGAAATGGTGCAGATCCCGCCGTCAACGCTGCAGCCGCTCGTGGAGAACAGTATCCAGCACGGACTGAAGAAGAAGGCCAGCGGCGGCTGGGTAAGGATTGAACTGAAACGGGAAGGGGAAATGGTGCGGATCGTTGTCGAGGACAACGGCTCAGGGATTCGGGAGGATTTCCTGGACAAGCTGGGTACAGCGCCGATGAGCGGGAGTGGAAGCACCGGTCTTGGCGTGCACAATGTGAATCAACGTTTAATCAGCTTGCTCGGCCCTGACTCTTCGCTTACGTTTGGGAACCGGTCGGAGGGCGGGGTGCGAGTCACGTTAGCGATACCTTATCGGAACGGGAAAGGAGGGACACACGAATGA
- a CDS encoding spore germination protein, with product MPFLINIAKMKTNGVTQNGNINNGATVHNSHTANTKLVGSNFALGDLSPTFSNMFNVALDPDISDQDQIANPSAPVTNQF from the coding sequence ATGCCTTTTCTCATAAATATCGCCAAAATGAAAACAAACGGTGTAACGCAGAATGGAAATATTAACAATGGCGCCACAGTTCATAACAGCCATACCGCCAACACCAAATTGGTGGGATCCAATTTTGCTTTGGGAGACTTATCCCCAACATTTTCGAACATGTTTAATGTTGCCTTAGACCCGGATATTAGCGATCAGGACCAAATTGCCAACCCTTCGGCTCCTGTAACCAATCAGTTTTAA
- a CDS encoding spore germination protein, giving the protein MPLSTVINIFSMKINSISNNGSVNIGESFHNSHTANSKTTGENSSYGDHAPPTATMKNIYIDPDVNDQNEVGNVDNVNANQI; this is encoded by the coding sequence ATGCCATTGTCTACGGTCATTAACATTTTCTCCATGAAAATCAACAGCATCTCCAACAACGGATCCGTCAATATCGGTGAGTCGTTCCACAACAGCCATACGGCCAACTCAAAAACAACAGGCGAAAATTCCTCGTATGGAGACCATGCACCGCCCACTGCGACGATGAAAAATATTTATATTGATCCCGATGTCAATGACCAGAATGAAGTCGGGAACGTAGATAATGTGAACGCCAATCAAATTTAG
- a CDS encoding Hsp20/alpha crystallin family protein, whose amino-acid sequence MNMKRVKEWMEFANQCANGDFWDTMMDANEKDNSPQTASQGWNPPVDMFNTNEETFILVELPGIRKEELDLTIIGDSLHIKGMKNNRISIEDSILSERYTGTFERSVRLPYPVQLSTVSAKLAEGMLILRFPLPPYRETKISVE is encoded by the coding sequence ATGAATATGAAAAGAGTAAAGGAATGGATGGAATTTGCAAACCAATGTGCGAACGGCGACTTCTGGGATACGATGATGGATGCTAACGAAAAAGACAACTCTCCGCAAACCGCAAGCCAGGGTTGGAACCCGCCTGTTGATATGTTCAATACGAATGAGGAAACCTTCATTCTTGTGGAGCTGCCCGGCATTCGGAAGGAAGAACTGGATCTTACGATCATAGGCGATTCGCTTCATATTAAGGGAATGAAAAATAACCGGATTAGCATAGAGGATTCTATCTTGTCTGAACGCTATACTGGCACCTTCGAACGAAGTGTCCGTCTCCCTTATCCGGTACAATTGAGCACCGTATCCGCCAAATTGGCAGAGGGTATGCTCATCCTTCGATTTCCTCTCCCTCCCTACAGAGAAACCAAAATATCGGTTGAATAG
- a CDS encoding LytTR family DNA-binding domain-containing protein, with protein sequence MKLRIMIAEDERLAREELIYLLSKEPDIALLPSAASGVEAVEMAQKHKPDAVFLDIEMPEMNGIQAAHLLHEMDPRPFIIFTTAYDQYALEAFQLEAVDYLLKPYDEERFRRTLDRVRARNAESGGNSGVHKQTEAPAAPAHKKNKLLVDDGDRMVVLEADLFLYAVKEEKVTHIHMADGRSYATKQTLQELEERLGAMFFRPHRSYLVNLDYIQEIEPWFNGAYNVILKDTNRTNVPVSRTAAKDLLRLLQG encoded by the coding sequence ATGAAGCTTCGCATCATGATCGCGGAAGATGAACGGCTGGCAAGAGAAGAACTCATCTATTTGCTGTCCAAAGAGCCGGACATTGCGCTGCTCCCATCGGCCGCAAGCGGAGTCGAGGCCGTGGAGATGGCACAAAAGCATAAACCAGACGCTGTCTTTCTGGATATCGAAATGCCGGAAATGAATGGCATCCAAGCGGCTCATCTTCTGCATGAGATGGACCCGCGTCCGTTTATTATATTTACGACGGCCTATGATCAATACGCGCTGGAGGCGTTTCAGCTGGAGGCGGTGGATTATCTGCTCAAGCCTTATGATGAGGAGCGTTTTAGGCGGACGCTGGACCGCGTCCGTGCGAGAAATGCTGAATCCGGGGGCAATTCGGGAGTCCATAAGCAGACAGAAGCGCCGGCAGCTCCAGCTCATAAAAAGAACAAGCTTCTGGTAGATGACGGCGACCGTATGGTCGTGCTGGAGGCGGACCTTTTCCTGTATGCGGTTAAGGAAGAGAAGGTAACCCACATTCATATGGCGGACGGCCGCTCCTATGCAACGAAGCAGACGCTGCAGGAGCTTGAGGAGAGGCTTGGGGCCATGTTCTTTCGGCCTCACCGGAGCTATCTGGTGAATCTGGATTATATTCAAGAAATCGAGCCTTGGTTTAACGGCGCCTACAACGTCATTCTGAAGGATACAAACCGAACGAATGTTCCGGTTTCCCGGACTGCGGCGAAAGATTTGCTTCGGCTATTGCAGGGGTAA
- a CDS encoding LysM peptidoglycan-binding domain-containing protein, which translates to MLTYVVQRGDTLYQISRRFGITVEALMKANNLTSPALYIGQPLTIPVSVPFMYVVQPGDSLYSIATRFNTTVEALMMLNKLTTASLQVGQKLRIPIYTEVIVSVDTANIRSYAGTGFPVIARMERGARLPVTGIAGDWVRVRLYNGKAGWIFRDIVNLVPHDGVRPIQEIFTYYTEEEGPTLPSSYQDFAANTALQSNTGMFHFRIDRENPTQVEKFPVFDDAYMRKVVEFGHHHNVKMLATIHNLLYERGNQEANKEVVRRTLATSDTRKAFIQNTIKLLQTYNFDGVNIDFEDVHYEDRELLSAFYRELGQELRKTGYYYSVATPSRTSDAPTNPFSAPFNYAVIGEAVDEFVVMLYNEHGWPGSGPGPVVSIGWMESVVKYALTKMPGRKITAAVSVFGFDFNLTTKRNTYVTYDMAMERAKKYNKAVIFDQRTQTPMFAYTDESGNEHEVWFENAASIRAKLQLAYRMGIRGIALWRLGMEDPDMWTMLDKEFVVAKSVT; encoded by the coding sequence ATGCTGACTTATGTTGTTCAACGAGGGGATACTCTTTATCAGATTTCCAGACGGTTTGGGATTACCGTTGAGGCGCTAATGAAAGCGAACAATCTTACCTCTCCAGCATTATACATTGGGCAACCGTTAACCATCCCGGTCTCCGTGCCCTTCATGTATGTAGTGCAGCCAGGCGATTCGCTCTATTCGATTGCAACGAGATTTAATACGACGGTAGAAGCGTTGATGATGCTCAACAAGTTGACAACAGCCTCGCTGCAAGTAGGGCAAAAACTGCGTATTCCCATCTACACGGAGGTCATTGTCAGCGTAGATACGGCCAATATACGCAGCTACGCGGGAACAGGGTTTCCGGTGATCGCCCGGATGGAACGCGGCGCCCGCCTTCCCGTTACCGGCATTGCGGGAGACTGGGTTCGCGTTCGCCTCTATAATGGAAAGGCGGGCTGGATTTTCCGCGATATCGTGAACCTGGTTCCGCATGACGGAGTGCGTCCGATCCAGGAAATATTCACTTATTATACGGAAGAAGAAGGCCCGACATTACCCAGTTCCTACCAGGATTTTGCCGCAAATACCGCCCTGCAATCGAATACCGGAATGTTTCATTTCCGAATAGACCGGGAAAATCCGACTCAAGTGGAGAAATTTCCTGTCTTTGATGATGCTTATATGCGTAAAGTCGTGGAATTCGGCCACCATCATAACGTGAAAATGCTGGCCACCATCCATAACCTGCTTTATGAGCGGGGAAACCAGGAAGCCAACAAAGAAGTGGTACGGCGAACGCTGGCCACCTCCGATACCCGCAAAGCCTTTATTCAAAACACGATCAAGCTCCTGCAGACGTATAACTTTGACGGTGTAAATATCGACTTTGAGGATGTTCATTATGAGGATAGGGAGCTGCTTTCCGCATTTTACAGAGAATTAGGTCAAGAACTGAGAAAAACGGGATATTATTATTCCGTTGCCACTCCGTCACGAACTTCAGACGCTCCGACTAACCCTTTTTCCGCTCCCTTCAATTATGCGGTGATTGGGGAAGCCGTCGATGAATTCGTGGTCATGCTTTATAATGAACACGGGTGGCCGGGAAGCGGGCCCGGACCCGTCGTTTCCATCGGATGGATGGAGAGTGTAGTCAAGTATGCCTTAACCAAAATGCCCGGCAGGAAAATAACGGCTGCTGTTTCTGTATTCGGCTTTGATTTCAACTTAACCACGAAAAGGAACACGTATGTGACTTACGATATGGCGATGGAGCGTGCAAAAAAATACAACAAGGCTGTCATTTTCGATCAAAGGACGCAGACACCTATGTTTGCTTACACGGATGAATCGGGAAATGAACATGAGGTATGGTTTGAAAATGCGGCGAGTATTCGCGCAAAGCTGCAGCTGGCCTATCGTATGGGCATCCGGGGAATCGCCCTCTGGCGCTTAGGAATGGAGGACCCCGATATGTGGACTATGCTGGATAAGGAGTTTGTAGTAGCAAAAAGTGTCACTTAA